One region of Termitidicoccus mucosus genomic DNA includes:
- a CDS encoding glycosyl hydrolase family 32, with translation MKGNTLLALLLVATMPLLPASPLPLGGEAVTQASMPIIYQAALSNAPWNSATMTPLFDEPFDFGAISTDVVLESELFFSDQKYEYERNFAKKQKIPAYLDGREFFLLPSDRRHAFECAKAGDIIGIAFSSDTSALESLKEQGFKEKDTLRLARQPDKFPDRTLIVHTRSIAPGEKITMPARTLLAGVATPCRVTGETLYNNIVLPRQWPPHRNIHSDGPPEIPYLKKRPNVVPIDIGRQLFVDDFLIEKTSLAREFHKPEKYKGNPVLKPETGLEKKSVYADCPVAAPLGGSIWWNHDKQLFEIWYEAGHLTNLAYATSKDGLNWERPSLDVFPGTNKILDRAPDSWSVVYDFLETNPLEKYKLFMRPANLDGRRGRVYTSPDGIHWKDHGWGGHTGDRPTFFHNPFRKKWVFSLRWELNNWGIGRSRGYVEADTFVQGAKWTPSTPVFWARADKLDKHFDDGIPENDDFTIQLYNIDTCAYESILVSFFQLFYGPENRYWAARGLPKLTALNFAYSRDGFHWDRPDRSLAIKPTQKYGDWDCGYVQSVGNLMAVRGDKLLIYYTAFAGDPSRKWDPKAPGGIMGSGMHVNGAMGVAILRRDGFASMNAQGGGTLTTRPVMFSGKHLFVNVDAPKGELLAQVVGLDGKPVAPFTFENCEGLRGDTTIGQMTWKGGGDLSPLAGKPVRFEFKLRQGKLYAFWVSRDESGRSDGYVAGGGPGFISNIDTRGKDAYAPNAGFVKQLNQ, from the coding sequence TGACGCAAGCCAGCATGCCGATCATCTACCAAGCCGCCCTAAGCAACGCCCCGTGGAACTCGGCCACGATGACTCCGCTCTTCGATGAGCCGTTTGATTTCGGTGCCATCTCAACCGATGTCGTCCTGGAGTCGGAACTTTTCTTCAGCGACCAAAAATACGAGTACGAACGCAACTTCGCAAAGAAGCAAAAAATCCCCGCTTACCTCGACGGGCGCGAATTCTTCCTGCTCCCCTCCGACCGCCGGCACGCCTTCGAGTGCGCCAAGGCCGGCGACATCATCGGCATCGCGTTTTCCTCCGACACCAGCGCCCTCGAATCCCTCAAGGAACAAGGCTTCAAGGAAAAGGATACCCTGCGCCTTGCGAGACAGCCCGACAAATTCCCCGACCGCACCCTGATCGTCCATACGCGCTCCATTGCGCCGGGCGAAAAAATCACCATGCCCGCGCGCACCCTCCTCGCTGGCGTCGCCACCCCCTGTCGCGTGACCGGCGAGACGCTATACAACAACATCGTCCTCCCGAGACAATGGCCGCCCCATCGCAACATCCACTCGGATGGGCCTCCGGAAATTCCCTACCTGAAAAAACGCCCGAACGTGGTGCCCATCGACATCGGGCGCCAGTTGTTTGTCGACGATTTCCTCATCGAAAAAACATCCCTCGCCCGCGAATTCCACAAACCCGAAAAATACAAGGGCAACCCCGTGCTCAAACCCGAGACCGGGCTTGAGAAAAAATCCGTCTATGCCGACTGCCCCGTTGCCGCCCCCCTCGGTGGCTCCATTTGGTGGAATCACGACAAGCAGCTTTTCGAAATCTGGTATGAAGCCGGCCACCTCACCAACCTCGCCTACGCCACGAGCAAGGACGGCCTTAACTGGGAGCGCCCCTCGCTCGATGTGTTTCCCGGCACCAACAAAATCCTCGACCGCGCCCCCGACTCATGGAGCGTCGTCTATGATTTCTTGGAAACCAATCCCCTGGAAAAATACAAACTCTTCATGCGCCCCGCAAACCTCGACGGACGCCGCGGACGCGTCTACACTTCGCCCGACGGCATCCACTGGAAAGACCACGGCTGGGGCGGACACACCGGCGATCGCCCCACGTTTTTCCACAACCCTTTCCGCAAAAAATGGGTTTTCTCCCTGCGCTGGGAACTCAACAACTGGGGCATCGGACGCTCCCGCGGCTACGTCGAGGCCGACACCTTTGTCCAAGGCGCCAAGTGGACCCCTTCCACGCCCGTCTTTTGGGCGCGCGCCGACAAACTCGACAAACACTTCGATGACGGCATCCCCGAGAACGACGATTTTACCATCCAGCTCTACAACATCGACACCTGCGCCTATGAAAGCATCCTCGTCTCGTTCTTTCAGCTCTTCTACGGCCCCGAGAATAGATACTGGGCCGCGCGCGGCCTGCCCAAGCTCACCGCGCTCAATTTCGCTTACAGCCGCGACGGTTTTCACTGGGACCGCCCCGACCGCTCGCTCGCCATCAAACCCACGCAAAAATACGGCGACTGGGACTGCGGCTACGTCCAAAGCGTCGGCAACCTCATGGCCGTGCGCGGTGACAAACTGCTCATCTACTACACCGCATTTGCGGGCGACCCCTCCCGCAAATGGGATCCGAAGGCTCCCGGCGGCATCATGGGATCCGGCATGCACGTCAACGGCGCGATGGGCGTCGCCATTTTGCGCCGCGATGGCTTTGCGTCGATGAACGCGCAAGGCGGGGGAACGCTCACCACGCGCCCGGTTATGTTTTCCGGAAAACATCTTTTCGTGAACGTGGATGCGCCCAAGGGCGAGCTGCTGGCGCAAGTCGTCGGACTCGACGGCAAGCCGGTCGCCCCCTTCACGTTTGAAAATTGCGAGGGACTGCGCGGCGACACGACGATTGGCCAGATGACGTGGAAAGGCGGCGGCGACCTCTCCCCGCTTGCGGGCAAGCCCGTGCGCTTCGAGTTTAAACTAAGGCAGGGCAAGCTCTACGCATTCTGGGTGAGCCGCGACGAAAGCGGACGCAGCGACGGATACGTCGCGGGCGGCGGCCCTGGGTTCATCTCCAATATCGACACACGCGGCAAGGATGCCTACGCGCCGAACGCCGGGTTCGTCAAACAACTCAACCAATAA